A portion of the Corynebacterium jeikeium genome contains these proteins:
- a CDS encoding SLC13 family permease, protein MAATSTRDNSPELSPGQQDRGYLSRELFRKRTGLGLGIILALLVYFFMPAELDHNLRATAGVAVLMAVWWMSEAIPIAVTALLPLALFPILNLAEIKDFSGKYTDPTIFLFMGGFLLALAMQRWNLHKRVALWVLVLMGSSPKMLILGFMVATGFLSMWVSNTATAVMMLPIGVSVLSLIVRMLHDEKVPAEDTGSASESVAETPGGDALEEAEESSSSYDPMPKSNFGIALMLGIAYAASIGSLGTIIGTPPNAMLAAYMAEQGVNIGFGQWMLLGVPVAVVLMLCAWFLLTNVLFKPEITHIPGGRELMRDELKRLGRMSTGERRVLLVFIAAALAWVFVPVLLPDTKIADAVIAMTVGIALFLIPGGPNGVKLMRWENALELPWGVLLLFGGGLALSSQFGASGLSDWIGEQLSTLGWMPVAALVVVVGAVVLFLTEFTSNTATAATFLPLVGAMAIGLGHDQMIFAVPVALAATSAFMMPVATPPNAIAYGSGYVSMDNMVKAGVWLNVVALIVISVASLTLLQWVFGVVY, encoded by the coding sequence GTGGCAGCGACATCTACGCGCGACAACTCCCCGGAACTGTCACCTGGCCAACAAGACCGTGGATACCTGAGCCGGGAGCTTTTCCGTAAGCGCACCGGTCTAGGACTCGGTATCATCTTGGCCCTGCTCGTGTACTTCTTTATGCCGGCTGAGCTCGATCACAACCTGCGTGCAACCGCAGGTGTAGCAGTGCTTATGGCCGTGTGGTGGATGTCCGAGGCTATTCCGATTGCCGTTACGGCTCTGCTGCCGCTGGCTCTATTCCCGATTCTCAACCTCGCGGAGATTAAGGATTTCTCGGGCAAGTACACAGACCCGACCATCTTCCTCTTTATGGGCGGCTTCCTGTTGGCGCTGGCGATGCAGCGTTGGAACCTCCACAAGCGCGTCGCATTGTGGGTTCTGGTGCTCATGGGGTCGTCACCAAAGATGCTGATTCTCGGCTTCATGGTGGCTACTGGCTTCCTGTCGATGTGGGTCTCCAACACGGCCACGGCCGTGATGATGCTGCCAATCGGTGTGTCCGTCCTGAGCCTCATTGTCCGAATGCTGCACGATGAAAAGGTTCCTGCAGAGGATACGGGCTCTGCGAGTGAATCCGTCGCTGAAACCCCCGGTGGGGATGCGCTGGAGGAGGCCGAGGAGTCGTCGTCAAGCTATGACCCGATGCCAAAGTCAAACTTCGGTATCGCGCTGATGCTGGGTATCGCTTACGCGGCATCGATTGGCTCGCTGGGCACGATTATTGGTACTCCGCCGAACGCGATGCTGGCGGCCTACATGGCGGAGCAGGGTGTCAACATTGGGTTCGGCCAGTGGATGCTGCTGGGTGTCCCGGTGGCGGTTGTGCTCATGCTCTGTGCATGGTTTTTGCTGACAAATGTTCTGTTTAAGCCGGAGATTACGCATATTCCAGGTGGGCGCGAACTCATGCGTGACGAGTTGAAGCGCCTTGGCCGTATGTCGACTGGAGAGCGCCGAGTGCTCCTGGTGTTTATCGCGGCGGCACTGGCGTGGGTCTTTGTTCCGGTGCTGCTGCCCGACACCAAGATTGCCGATGCGGTTATCGCAATGACCGTGGGTATTGCGTTGTTCCTTATTCCGGGTGGCCCTAATGGCGTGAAGCTCATGCGCTGGGAAAATGCGTTGGAGCTGCCGTGGGGTGTGCTGCTGCTGTTCGGTGGTGGCCTGGCGCTGTCCTCACAGTTCGGTGCCTCTGGGCTGTCGGACTGGATTGGCGAGCAGCTGTCTACTCTCGGCTGGATGCCAGTGGCTGCACTCGTGGTTGTCGTCGGCGCCGTTGTGCTGTTCCTGACCGAGTTCACCTCTAACACCGCGACGGCCGCGACCTTCCTGCCGCTGGTTGGTGCGATGGCAATCGGTCTGGGCCACGACCAGATGATCTTCGCAGTTCCAGTTGCACTGGCAGCTACTTCGGCATTCATGATGCCGGTTGCAACACCGCCGAACGCCATCGCCTACGGCTCCGGCTACGTCAGCATGGACAACATGGTCAAGGCCGGTGTCTGGCTGAACGTCGTCGCACTGATCGTGATTTCTGTGGCATCGCTGACGCTCCTGCAGTGGGTATTCGGCGTCGTGTACTAG
- a CDS encoding RNA polymerase sigma factor, protein MAGNELGQAQDQSTGSGTGSATPAKKAVKKAIKKAVKKTAAKKTAAKKTAATKTAAKKTTAKKAAAKKTVKKAAKKSVAKKTTRKAAAKKATKRTTAAKATAAKAAAAKAKDAQALDATENEELEDEELDHDLEQEQDYDPDLDDDLEDDDLHDDLDDDDLEDDDLDDDEEEDDEDEDEDEDEEDEGDEVWNEDESARLRQARKDAALTASADSVRAYLKQIGKVALLTAEEEVSLAKRIEAGLYAQYKIDEAKEAGERIAYAQKRDLREISRDGQRAKNHLLEANLRLVVSLAKRYTGRGMAFLDLIQEGNLGLIRAVEKFDYTKGYKFSTYATWWIRQAITRAMADQARTIRIPVHMVEVINKLGRIQRELLQDLGREPTPEELAKEMDITEEKVLEIQQYAREPISLDQTIGDEGDSQLGDFIEDSEAVIAVDAVSFTLLQDQLGDVLETLSEREAGVVRLRFGLTDGMPRTLDEIGQVYGVTRERIRQIESKTMSKLRHPSRSQVLRDYLE, encoded by the coding sequence GTGGCAGGCAACGAACTGGGGCAAGCTCAGGACCAATCCACCGGGAGTGGCACCGGTTCAGCTACTCCTGCAAAGAAGGCTGTAAAGAAGGCCATCAAGAAGGCAGTGAAGAAGACTGCCGCGAAGAAGACTGCTGCCAAAAAGACGGCTGCTACCAAAACTGCGGCGAAGAAGACGACCGCTAAGAAGGCAGCGGCCAAGAAGACCGTGAAGAAGGCGGCCAAGAAGTCCGTCGCTAAGAAGACCACGCGTAAGGCCGCCGCCAAGAAGGCAACTAAGCGGACAACGGCTGCGAAGGCCACCGCGGCCAAGGCTGCTGCAGCGAAGGCGAAGGACGCGCAGGCTCTCGACGCAACTGAGAACGAAGAGCTCGAGGACGAGGAACTCGACCACGACTTGGAGCAGGAGCAGGACTACGACCCGGATCTGGATGATGATCTCGAAGACGATGATCTTCACGACGATCTGGATGATGACGACCTCGAAGACGACGACCTCGACGATGATGAAGAAGAGGACGACGAGGACGAAGACGAAGACGAGGATGAAGAGGACGAGGGCGACGAGGTCTGGAACGAGGACGAGTCCGCTCGTCTGCGTCAGGCCCGCAAAGATGCTGCCCTCACCGCCTCCGCCGACTCTGTCCGCGCCTACCTCAAGCAGATTGGTAAGGTCGCGCTGCTGACTGCCGAGGAAGAAGTCAGTCTGGCAAAGCGCATCGAGGCCGGTCTGTATGCGCAGTACAAGATTGACGAGGCCAAGGAAGCCGGCGAGCGCATCGCTTACGCCCAAAAGCGCGACTTGCGCGAGATTTCTCGCGACGGTCAGCGCGCCAAGAATCACCTGCTCGAGGCCAACCTCCGTCTTGTGGTGTCCCTGGCAAAGCGCTACACCGGCCGTGGCATGGCTTTCCTCGACTTGATTCAGGAAGGCAACCTCGGCCTGATTCGTGCGGTCGAGAAGTTCGACTACACCAAGGGCTACAAGTTCTCCACCTACGCAACGTGGTGGATTCGCCAGGCCATTACTCGTGCAATGGCCGACCAGGCTCGAACCATTCGTATTCCGGTTCACATGGTCGAGGTCATTAATAAGCTCGGTCGTATCCAGCGCGAGTTGCTCCAGGATTTGGGCCGCGAGCCCACTCCGGAAGAGCTCGCTAAGGAGATGGACATCACCGAGGAAAAGGTTCTCGAGATTCAGCAGTACGCTCGTGAACCCATTTCGCTGGACCAGACCATCGGTGACGAGGGCGACTCCCAGCTCGGTGACTTCATTGAGGACTCAGAGGCAGTCATCGCTGTGGACGCCGTCAGCTTCACGCTCCTCCAGGACCAGCTTGGCGACGTTCTGGAGACTCTCTCCGAACGTGAAGCCGGTGTCGTCCGCCTGCGCTTCGGCCTTACCGACGGCATGCCGCGTACGCTTGACGAGATTGGCCAGGTCTACGGTGTGACACGCGAGCGCATCCGTCAGATTGAGTCCAAGACGATGTCCAAGCTGCGTCACCCATCGCGTTCGCAGGTTCTGCGCGACTACTTGGAGTAA
- a CDS encoding ROK family protein → MGQRIGFGIDVGGSGIKGGRVDLETGQLIGDRIKIFTPQPATPEAVAETIAEIVDIAKWDSDVGITIPSVVQNQIALLAANIDGSWVNTNCQELFAKYLPNNKAHVLNDADAAGLAEVQFGDPGNKTGAVLLLTFGTGIGSALIHDGLLYPNSELGHLIIDGMEAEHFASARVKDVEGLGFEEWAERVSKVLKTYEALFWPSRIIVGGGISREHEKWIPLLTCKTPVVPASLDNNAGIAGAAFAADQGLYP, encoded by the coding sequence ATGGGACAACGAATTGGATTTGGCATCGACGTGGGAGGCTCTGGAATCAAGGGTGGCCGCGTAGACCTTGAAACTGGGCAGCTTATTGGCGACCGCATTAAAATTTTCACGCCACAGCCGGCAACTCCGGAAGCGGTTGCGGAGACCATTGCAGAAATTGTGGACATTGCGAAGTGGGATTCCGATGTCGGCATCACGATTCCGTCCGTCGTACAGAATCAGATTGCCTTGCTGGCCGCCAATATTGACGGTTCTTGGGTTAATACGAACTGCCAAGAGCTCTTCGCTAAATACCTGCCCAACAACAAGGCGCACGTGCTTAACGACGCTGACGCTGCCGGCCTCGCTGAAGTCCAGTTTGGCGATCCGGGCAATAAGACAGGCGCCGTGTTGTTGCTAACTTTTGGTACAGGCATCGGCTCCGCGCTTATTCATGACGGACTGCTCTACCCCAATTCGGAGTTAGGCCACCTCATCATTGATGGCATGGAGGCCGAACACTTTGCATCCGCGAGAGTTAAGGATGTGGAGGGGCTCGGCTTCGAAGAGTGGGCTGAGCGCGTGAGCAAGGTGCTTAAGACCTACGAGGCGCTGTTTTGGCCGTCACGGATCATCGTCGGCGGCGGAATCAGTCGCGAACACGAAAAGTGGATTCCGCTGTTGACATGTAAGACTCCAGTTGTCCCCGCAAGTTTGGATAATAATGCGGGTATTGCTGGCGCCGCCTTTGCAGCTGACCAGGGGCTTTACCCTTAA